The following proteins come from a genomic window of Gossypium raimondii isolate GPD5lz chromosome 5, ASM2569854v1, whole genome shotgun sequence:
- the LOC105769632 gene encoding uncharacterized protein LOC105769632 → MRGIGGPLLTIGDLLSDVGEESSEAPDHHKKPDASLPPPSILDPVDASSQSLDLIKLFQENFEKLNEALAGSDHSWTALTLELCTALETANKLVQSTDTNVRSLSEKVRELEKIVKRGDSAITAARAISISLNQKGGSSVASENREEYGSPQ, encoded by the exons ATGAGAGGAATTGGGGGGCCTTTGCTTACCATAGGCGATCTGCTTAGCGACGTAGGTGAAGAATCCAGTGAAGCTCCAGACCACCATAAAAAACCTGATGCTAGTCTTCCACCACCGTCGATTCTTGATCCCGTTGACGCCTCATCTCAATCCCTGGACCTAATCAAACTGTTCCAG GAAAACTTCGAGAAATTGAATGAGGCACTCGCTGGTTCAGATCATTCATGGACTGCTCTAACTTTAGAG CTATGCACTGCTCTGGAAACTGCAAACAAATTGGTTCAGTCCACAGACACAAATGTTAGATCCCTGTCGGAGAAGGTAAGGGAACTCGAGAAGATTGTAAAGAGGGGAGATTCTGCAATTACAGCAGCCAGAGCCATCTCCATCTCCCTAAACCAAAAAGGAGGATCATCTGTTGCTAGTGAAAACCGCGAAGAATACGGGTCACCTCAATAA